The proteins below are encoded in one region of Rhinolophus sinicus isolate RSC01 linkage group LG07, ASM3656204v1, whole genome shotgun sequence:
- the LOC109454371 gene encoding complement C3 isoform X1: MDVHWPLGLILLLLGIHRTQAEPLYILVTPRVLRVGSPETILVQAHSDSEQPLSGTLEVNLTVWDFPMKKTVVAQNQLLLSSENHFMNQASVVIPESLVYPPQPGQQYIIIRATWTPTSASSFMEKMVLVAPHAGFIFIQTDKTIYTPDHLVQYRVFTVNHKMDPVTRTFTLDIKNPEGITVISQDLVAQGGFFANSFHLPELISLGTWSIEASYRTAAKQKFKAAFDVKEYVLPSFEVRLIPNKPFFYLSDEALGVEIQALYIFNKPVDGHALAIFGVKLDSRRIPIQSSLQRVEISKGQGHVSLQKDTLMAAFQGPEEDFIGASIFVNVTVFSSGGEMVQAETSGVKIVRSPYNIKFIRTPQYFKPGMPFHFRVFVSNPDGSPAYNVLVHCQNHKVRTLSSGVAALTINTDANMEQLPILVETDEALQPEEQASAKMTAWPYSTQNGSGNFLHIEVKTLGAEVGNNIHLSLNTRHQNPETKERITHFTILVLSKGQIVCAKHQLKSQGSVYTSTTIDVTSEMMPSFRVLAFYLLPRGTGQDPELVADSIWIDVNDKCMGTLKVGLTNEPFDSLEPNSQVEVKVTGDAEATVGLVAVDKAVYVLNSKHKLTQKKVWDVVEEHDTGCTAGSGKDNLAVFKDAGLDLKMSTGMDTLASSDWHCPQSPPPSRRRRSLKRLETKRNAANKFETELERKCCEAGLRESPVGLSCEERTQHVRYGPTCVTAFLSCCHLSEALTREAREEQLLLGTTDEDEDFEDIFLEDLPVRTLFPESWLWRKFTLPKSESGSVSHYNIRVNLPDSMTTWQFVAVSLKAGQGLCVSDSFELTVRKSFFVDLKLPFSVIRNEQVQIQAVLYNFGNRQAKVRVEFPYKEPLCSASKPGAPSRQMVVVPATSTKMVPFVLLPLVVGKVDVEVKVVGYGVQDHVKKTLLVQAGGQIEKMSHSIVLNPQGQTQMEVLPRQTVWNKVPDTEAEVFISVQGDILGETILGSLTPRETHELLRLPTGCPEQTLSSLTPVIILTRYLDTTGQWGKVGVEHRDQVMKNIVSGYTRMLTHRSTDGTYHIHKGNPGSTWLTSYVFRVFSLAYSIMTVSVIDLPSLCAIARWIITERQAEDGHFLEKGPVIMASMQGGYRGSEADVSLTALVLIALDEGKELCSQEIPDLIASMERGRDFLERRLPDIQTTFAIAIVSYALALTGSPRANDRLDSFASPNKDHWRTRRDRKSLYTIEATAYALMQKLKLGRHNETQAIAKWLLEKRELGGGFKSTQTTVVAIEALIRFREAVSFEGVQDLRVQISAPKRALNIEWLINQNNAYQQRSAKFSAQDDLEITASGSGRGTISILTMYHRSLESWEDTCSLYHLNATLHSALEENKKGEETFQLRMETRFQGDREATMTIMEVSLLTGFYPNQDDLKQLTSDVEMYAFQYETKTSSSDSTVVLYLEKLSHKEDTVLGFRVHRMLQAEFLQAAQVTVYDYYEPSRRCSSFYNLPTERYDLRKICHKDVCRCAEELCPAPRKASNQLKQEELQAAACEAGVDFVYKAKLEAVEASASNPYVYYNMQLQAIIKSGTDSATPLTMKKFISHATCHNSLELQEQETYLIMGQTSDLWRVKSDYTYVLGKETFLMHWPENGDVGKKELLGQLEGFSEYMSTHGCES; encoded by the exons ATGGACGTGCACTGGCCCCTGGGCTTGATTCTGCTCCTTTTGGGGATCCACCGCACCCAGGCTGAGCCATT GTACATCCTGGTGACCCCCCGAGTCCTGCGCGTCGGCAGCCCTGAGACCATCCTCGTACAGGCTCACTCAGACTCCGAGCAGCCCCTCAGCGGAACCCTCGAAGTTAACCTCACTGTGTGGGACTTCCCCATGAAGAAGACGGTGGTGGCTCAGAACCAGCTCCTTCTCTCATCGGAAAACCACTTTATGAACCAGGCGTCTGTGGTG ATTCCTGAAAGTCTGGTGTACCCCCCACAACCGGGACAGCAGTACATCATCATCCGGGCAACCTGGACACCCACCTCGGCATCCTCGTTCATGGAGAAGATGGTGCTGGTGGCTCCCCATGCGGGCTTCATCTTCATCCAGACAGACAAGACCATCTATACCCCTGATCACTTGG ttCAATACCGGGTGTTCACTGTGAACCACAAGATGGATCCTGTGACCAGGACATTCACTTTGGACATCAAG AACCCGGAAGGGATCACTGTGATCAGCCAGGATCTGGTGGCCCAGGGAGGTTTCTTCGCCAACTCCTTTCACCTCCCAGAGCTCATCAG tcttgGGACCTGGAGCATCGAAGCCAGTTACCGTACTGCAGCCAAGCAGAAGTTCAAGGCAGCCTTTGACGTGAAGGAGTATG TGCTGCCATCTTTTGAGGTCCGGCTGATCCCAAACAAGCCTTTCTTCTACCTCAGCGATGAAGCTCTGGGTGTGGAAATCCAGGCTTT GTATATATTCAACAAGCCAGTGGATGGACATGCTCTGGCCATCTTTGGAGTGAAGCTGGATTCCCGTCGGATACCCATTCAAAGCTCCCTGCAGAGGGTGGAG ATATCTAAAGGCCAGGGTCACGTCTCCCTTCAGAAGGACACACTGATGGCTGCATTCCAAGGCCCAGAAGAAGACTTCATTGGGGCCTCAATCTTTGTCAATGTCACCGTGTTCTCCTCAG GGGGTGAGATGGTCCAGGCCGAGACCTCGGGGGTGAAGATCGTCCGGAGCCCATACAACATCAAGTTCATAAGGACACCCCAGTATTTCAAGCCAGGGATGCCCTTCCATTTTAGG GTCTTTGTCTCAAATCCTGATGGGTCCCCAGCCTACAATGTCCTCGTCCACTGCCAAAACCACAAAGTGCGCACCTTGTCCAGTGGGGTGGCCGCTCTGACCATCAACACAGACGCAAATATGGAGCAGCTCCCTATCCTG GTGGAAACTGATGAGGCTCTCCAACCAGAGGAGCAGGCATCAGCCAAGATGACGGCTTGGCCTTACTCAACTCAGAATGGGTCAGGGAACTTCCTGCACATTGAGGTGAAGACGTTAGGCGCAGAAGTTGGCAACAACATCCATCTGAGCCTCAACACAAGGCATCAGAACCCTGAAACCAAGGAGCGTATCACTCACTTCACCATCCTG GTCCTGAGTAAGGGTCAGATCGTGTGCGCCAAACATCAGTTAAAAAGTCAAGGAAGTGTCTACACGTCAACCACTATTGATGTGACGTCAGAGATGATGCCCTCTTTCCGCGTCCTGGCCTTTTATTTACTGCCCAGGGGAACAGGCCAGGACCCTGAACTGGTGGCCGATTCCATATGGATCGATGTGAATGACAAATGCATGGGAACG CTGAAGGTTGGCTTAACGAATGAACCCTTTGATTCTTTGGAGCCCAACAGCCAGGTGGAAGTGAAGGTGACAGGTGATGCAGAGGCCACAGTGGGGCTGGTGGCTGTGGACAAGGCTGTCTATGTCTTGAACAGCAAACATAAGCTTACACAGAAGAAG GTCTGGGATGTGGTGGAGGAGCATGACACTGGCTGCACAGCGGGCAGTGGAAAAGACAATCTTGCTGTGTTCAAGGATGCTGGACTGGATCTGAAGATGAGCACAGGGATGGACACCCTGGCAAGCTCAG ACTGGCACTGCCCTCAGAGCCCCCCTCCCAGCCGCCGTCGCCGCTCCCTGAAGAGACTGGAGACCAAGAGGAATGCAG CGAACAAGTTCGAGACAGAACTGGAGCGAAAGTGCTGTGAGGCTGGACTCCGGGAGAGCCCAGTGGGGCTGTCCTGTGAGGAGAGGACCCAGCATGTCCGCTATGGGCCAACTTGTGTCACTGCTTTCCTGAGCTGCTGCCATCTATCTGAGGCCCTGACTCGGGAGGCCCGGGAAGAACAGCTGCTTCTGGGGACAA CGGATGAAGACGAGGACTTTGAAGACATCTTTCTGGAGGACCTGCCTGTCCGGACCTTGTTCCCTGAAAGTTGGCTCTGGAGGAAATTTACTCTGCCAAAAAGTGAATCGGG GAGCGTCTCACACTACAACATTCGTGTGAACCTGCCAGATTCCATGACCACGTGGCAGTTTGTGGCCGTCAGTCTCAAGGCTGGACAAG GTCTCTGTGTCTCAGACTCCTTTGAGCTGACCGTTAGGAAATCGTTCTTTGTGGATCTTAAGCTGCCCTTCTCTGTGATCAGGAATGAGCAAGTCCAGATCCAAGCGGTGCTGTACAATTTCGGGAACCGCCAGGCCAAG GTCCGCGTGGAGTTCCCCTACAAGGAGCCGCTGTGCAGCGCATCAAAGCCAGGAGCCCCATCCCGCCAGATGGTGGTCGTGCCTGCCACCTCAACCAAGATGGTGCCCTTTGTGCTTCTCCCACTTGTGGTAGGCAAAGTGGATGTGGAGGTCAAGGTCGTGGGCTACGGGGTGCAGGATCACGTGAAGAAGACACTCCTGGTCCAG GCAGGAGGGCAAATAGAAAAAATGTCCCATAGCATCGTCCTGAACCCCCAAG GTCAGACCCAGATGGAGGTGCTGCCAAGACAGACTGTTTGGAACAAGGTGCCCGATACAGAGGCAGAAGTGTTTATCAGCGTCCAAG GTGACATCCTCGGGGAGACAATCCTGGGCAGCCTGACACCCAGAGAAACGCACGAGCTGCTGAGGCTCCCGACCGGCTGCCCTGAGCAGACGCTGAGCAGTCTGACCCCCGTGATCATCCTGACCCGCTATTTGGACACCACGGGCCAGTGGGGCAAGGTGGGGGTGGAGCACAGGGACCAGGTGATGAAGAACATTGTCAGCG GATACACCCGGATGCTGACCCACCGGAGCACAGATGGCACCTACCACATCCACAAAGGGAACCCGGGAAGCACCTG GCTCACGAGCTACGTGTTCCGAGTTTTCAGTCTGGCCTACTCCATCATGACCGTCAGTGTGATTGACCTGCCCTCTCTCTGTGCCATTGCCCGGTGGATCATCACCGAGAGGCAGGCAGAGGACGGACACTTCTTGGAGAAGGGGCCTGTGATCATGGCGTCCATGCAG GGTGGCTACAGAGGCTCCGAGGCAGACGTATCTCTCACAGCTCTTGTTCTGATCGCCCTGGATGAGGGGAAGGAGCTATGCAGCCAGGAGATACCG GATTTGATCGCCAGCATGGAGAGAGGCCGTGACTTCCTGGAGAGACGCCTCCCCGACATTCAGACAACCTTTGCCATAGCCATAGTCTCCTATGCTCTGGCCCTCACCGGGAGCCCCCGAGCCAATGACCGCCTTGACAGCTTTGCCAGCCCTA ACAAAGACCACTGGCGAACGCGCAGGGACAGGAAGTCCCTGTACACCATTGAGGCCACCGCCTACGCGCTAATGCAGAAGCTGAAGCTGGGTCGGCATAATGAGACACAAGCCATCGCCAAGTGGCTGCTGGAGAAGCGGGAGCTGGGAGGAGGCTTCAAGTCCACCCAG ACCACGGTAGTGGCCATTGAGGCCCTCATCCGCTTCCGCGAAGCTGTCTCCTTTGAGGGTGTCCAGGATCTCCGCGTCCAGATCAGTGCCCCCAAGAGAGCCTTGAACATAGAGTGGCTCATCAATCAGAACAACGCTTACCAGCAGCGGTCAGCAAAG TTTTCTGCTCAAGACGACCTAGAGATCACAGCCAGCGGCAGTGGGAGAGGCACCATCTCG ATCCTGACCATGTACCACAGGTCCCTAGAGTCCTGGGAGGACACTTGCAGCCTCTATCACCTGAATGCTACTCTCCACAGTGCCCTGGAAG aaaataaaaagggggaagagaCCTTCCAACTCCGGATGGAAACAAG ATTCCAGGGTGATCGAGAGGCCACAATGACCATCATGGAGGTTTCTCTGCTCACTGGCTTCTACCCCAACCAAGATGACCTCAAACAG CTCACAAGCGACGTGGAGATGTACGCCTTCCAGTACGAGACCAAGACGAGCTCCAGTGACAGCACCGTTGTCCTCTACCTGGAGAAG CTCTCCCACAAGGAAGACACGGTTCTGGGCTTCCGGGTCCACAGGATGCTGCAGGCGGAGTTCTTGCAGGCCGCCCAGGTCACGGTCTATGACTACTACGAGCCTT CCCGGAGGTGCAGCTCCTTCTACAACCTGCCAACAGAGCGATACGACCTGCGGAAAATCTGCCACAAAGACGTCTGCAGATGCGCCGAGG aactgtgccCTGCGCCGAGGAAAGCCAGCAACCAGCTGAAGCAGGAGGAGCTCCAGGCGGCGGCCTGTGAGGCAGGTGTGGACTTTG TGTACAAGGCCAAGCTGGAGGCTGTGGAGGCCTCTGCCTCCAACCCTTATGTCTACTACAACATGCAGCTCCAAGCCATCATCAAAAGTG GCACGGACTCCGCCACGCCACTCACCATGAAGAAATTCATCTCCCATGCCACCTGCCACAACTCCCTGGAGCTGCAAGAACAGGAGACATACCTCATCATGGGCCAGACATCAGACCTGTGGAGAGTCAAATCTGA TTACACCTACGTCCTGGGCAAGGAGACGTTCCTCATGCATTGGCCAGAGAATGGGGATGTGGGAAAGAAAGAATTGCTGGGCCAGCTGGAAGGATTTTCGGAATACATGAGCACCCATGGCTGCGAGTCCTGA
- the LOC109454371 gene encoding complement C3 isoform X2, with amino-acid sequence MDVHWPLGLILLLLGIHRTQAEPLYILVTPRVLRVGSPETILVQAHSDSEQPLSGTLEVNLTVWDFPMKKTVVAQNQLLLSSENHFMNQASVVIPESLVYPPQPGQQYIIIRATWTPTSASSFMEKMVLVAPHAGFIFIQTDKTIYTPDHLVQYRVFTVNHKMDPVTRTFTLDIKNPEGITVISQDLVAQGGFFANSFHLPELISLGTWSIEASYRTAAKQKFKAAFDVKEYVLPSFEVRLIPNKPFFYLSDEALGVEIQALYIFNKPVDGHALAIFGVKLDSRRIPIQSSLQRVEISKGQGHVSLQKDTLMAAFQGPEEDFIGASIFVNVTVFSSGGEMVQAETSGVKIVRSPYNIKFIRTPQYFKPGMPFHFRVFVSNPDGSPAYNVLVHCQNHKVRTLSSGVAALTINTDANMEQLPILVETDEALQPEEQASAKMTAWPYSTQNGSGNFLHIEVKTLGAEVGNNIHLSLNTRHQNPETKERITHFTILVLSKGQIVCAKHQLKSQGSVYTSTTIDVTSEMMPSFRVLAFYLLPRGTGQDPELVADSIWIDVNDKCMGTLKVGLTNEPFDSLEPNSQVEVKVTGDAEATVGLVAVDKAVYVLNSKHKLTQKKVWDVVEEHDTGCTAGSGKDNLAVFKDAGLDLKMSTGMDTLASSDWHCPQSPPPSRRRRSLKRLETKRNAANKFETELERKCCEAGLRESPVGLSCEERTQHVRYGPTCVTAFLSCCHLSEALTREAREEQLLLGTTDEDEDFEDIFLEDLPVRTLFPESWLWRKFTLPKSESGSVSHYNIRVNLPDSMTTWQFVAVSLKAGQGLCVSDSFELTVRKSFFVDLKLPFSVIRNEQVQIQAVLYNFGNRQAKVRVEFPYKEPLCSASKPGAPSRQMVVVPATSTKMVPFVLLPLVVGKVDVEVKVVGYGVQDHVKKTLLVQAGGQIEKMSHSIVLNPQGQTQMEVLPRQTVWNKVPDTEAEVFISVQGDILGETILGSLTPRETHELLRLPTGCPEQTLSSLTPVIILTRYLDTTGQWGKVGVEHRDQVMKNIVSGYTRMLTHRSTDGTYHIHKGNPGSTWLTSYVFRVFSLAYSIMTVSVIDLPSLCAIARWIITERQAEDGHFLEKGPVIMASMQGGYRGSEADVSLTALVLIALDEGKELCSQEIPDLIASMERGRDFLERRLPDIQTTFAIAIVSYALALTGSPRANDRLDSFASPNKDHWRTRRDRKSLYTIEATAYALMQKLKLGRHNETQAIAKWLLEKRELGGGFKSTQTTVVAIEALIRFREAVSFEGVQDLRVQISAPKRALNIEWLINQNNAYQQRSAKFSAQDDLEITASGSGRGTISILTMYHRSLESWEDTCSLYHLNATLHSALEENKKGEETFQLRMETRFQGDREATMTIMEVSLLTGFYPNQDDLKQFPQH; translated from the exons ATGGACGTGCACTGGCCCCTGGGCTTGATTCTGCTCCTTTTGGGGATCCACCGCACCCAGGCTGAGCCATT GTACATCCTGGTGACCCCCCGAGTCCTGCGCGTCGGCAGCCCTGAGACCATCCTCGTACAGGCTCACTCAGACTCCGAGCAGCCCCTCAGCGGAACCCTCGAAGTTAACCTCACTGTGTGGGACTTCCCCATGAAGAAGACGGTGGTGGCTCAGAACCAGCTCCTTCTCTCATCGGAAAACCACTTTATGAACCAGGCGTCTGTGGTG ATTCCTGAAAGTCTGGTGTACCCCCCACAACCGGGACAGCAGTACATCATCATCCGGGCAACCTGGACACCCACCTCGGCATCCTCGTTCATGGAGAAGATGGTGCTGGTGGCTCCCCATGCGGGCTTCATCTTCATCCAGACAGACAAGACCATCTATACCCCTGATCACTTGG ttCAATACCGGGTGTTCACTGTGAACCACAAGATGGATCCTGTGACCAGGACATTCACTTTGGACATCAAG AACCCGGAAGGGATCACTGTGATCAGCCAGGATCTGGTGGCCCAGGGAGGTTTCTTCGCCAACTCCTTTCACCTCCCAGAGCTCATCAG tcttgGGACCTGGAGCATCGAAGCCAGTTACCGTACTGCAGCCAAGCAGAAGTTCAAGGCAGCCTTTGACGTGAAGGAGTATG TGCTGCCATCTTTTGAGGTCCGGCTGATCCCAAACAAGCCTTTCTTCTACCTCAGCGATGAAGCTCTGGGTGTGGAAATCCAGGCTTT GTATATATTCAACAAGCCAGTGGATGGACATGCTCTGGCCATCTTTGGAGTGAAGCTGGATTCCCGTCGGATACCCATTCAAAGCTCCCTGCAGAGGGTGGAG ATATCTAAAGGCCAGGGTCACGTCTCCCTTCAGAAGGACACACTGATGGCTGCATTCCAAGGCCCAGAAGAAGACTTCATTGGGGCCTCAATCTTTGTCAATGTCACCGTGTTCTCCTCAG GGGGTGAGATGGTCCAGGCCGAGACCTCGGGGGTGAAGATCGTCCGGAGCCCATACAACATCAAGTTCATAAGGACACCCCAGTATTTCAAGCCAGGGATGCCCTTCCATTTTAGG GTCTTTGTCTCAAATCCTGATGGGTCCCCAGCCTACAATGTCCTCGTCCACTGCCAAAACCACAAAGTGCGCACCTTGTCCAGTGGGGTGGCCGCTCTGACCATCAACACAGACGCAAATATGGAGCAGCTCCCTATCCTG GTGGAAACTGATGAGGCTCTCCAACCAGAGGAGCAGGCATCAGCCAAGATGACGGCTTGGCCTTACTCAACTCAGAATGGGTCAGGGAACTTCCTGCACATTGAGGTGAAGACGTTAGGCGCAGAAGTTGGCAACAACATCCATCTGAGCCTCAACACAAGGCATCAGAACCCTGAAACCAAGGAGCGTATCACTCACTTCACCATCCTG GTCCTGAGTAAGGGTCAGATCGTGTGCGCCAAACATCAGTTAAAAAGTCAAGGAAGTGTCTACACGTCAACCACTATTGATGTGACGTCAGAGATGATGCCCTCTTTCCGCGTCCTGGCCTTTTATTTACTGCCCAGGGGAACAGGCCAGGACCCTGAACTGGTGGCCGATTCCATATGGATCGATGTGAATGACAAATGCATGGGAACG CTGAAGGTTGGCTTAACGAATGAACCCTTTGATTCTTTGGAGCCCAACAGCCAGGTGGAAGTGAAGGTGACAGGTGATGCAGAGGCCACAGTGGGGCTGGTGGCTGTGGACAAGGCTGTCTATGTCTTGAACAGCAAACATAAGCTTACACAGAAGAAG GTCTGGGATGTGGTGGAGGAGCATGACACTGGCTGCACAGCGGGCAGTGGAAAAGACAATCTTGCTGTGTTCAAGGATGCTGGACTGGATCTGAAGATGAGCACAGGGATGGACACCCTGGCAAGCTCAG ACTGGCACTGCCCTCAGAGCCCCCCTCCCAGCCGCCGTCGCCGCTCCCTGAAGAGACTGGAGACCAAGAGGAATGCAG CGAACAAGTTCGAGACAGAACTGGAGCGAAAGTGCTGTGAGGCTGGACTCCGGGAGAGCCCAGTGGGGCTGTCCTGTGAGGAGAGGACCCAGCATGTCCGCTATGGGCCAACTTGTGTCACTGCTTTCCTGAGCTGCTGCCATCTATCTGAGGCCCTGACTCGGGAGGCCCGGGAAGAACAGCTGCTTCTGGGGACAA CGGATGAAGACGAGGACTTTGAAGACATCTTTCTGGAGGACCTGCCTGTCCGGACCTTGTTCCCTGAAAGTTGGCTCTGGAGGAAATTTACTCTGCCAAAAAGTGAATCGGG GAGCGTCTCACACTACAACATTCGTGTGAACCTGCCAGATTCCATGACCACGTGGCAGTTTGTGGCCGTCAGTCTCAAGGCTGGACAAG GTCTCTGTGTCTCAGACTCCTTTGAGCTGACCGTTAGGAAATCGTTCTTTGTGGATCTTAAGCTGCCCTTCTCTGTGATCAGGAATGAGCAAGTCCAGATCCAAGCGGTGCTGTACAATTTCGGGAACCGCCAGGCCAAG GTCCGCGTGGAGTTCCCCTACAAGGAGCCGCTGTGCAGCGCATCAAAGCCAGGAGCCCCATCCCGCCAGATGGTGGTCGTGCCTGCCACCTCAACCAAGATGGTGCCCTTTGTGCTTCTCCCACTTGTGGTAGGCAAAGTGGATGTGGAGGTCAAGGTCGTGGGCTACGGGGTGCAGGATCACGTGAAGAAGACACTCCTGGTCCAG GCAGGAGGGCAAATAGAAAAAATGTCCCATAGCATCGTCCTGAACCCCCAAG GTCAGACCCAGATGGAGGTGCTGCCAAGACAGACTGTTTGGAACAAGGTGCCCGATACAGAGGCAGAAGTGTTTATCAGCGTCCAAG GTGACATCCTCGGGGAGACAATCCTGGGCAGCCTGACACCCAGAGAAACGCACGAGCTGCTGAGGCTCCCGACCGGCTGCCCTGAGCAGACGCTGAGCAGTCTGACCCCCGTGATCATCCTGACCCGCTATTTGGACACCACGGGCCAGTGGGGCAAGGTGGGGGTGGAGCACAGGGACCAGGTGATGAAGAACATTGTCAGCG GATACACCCGGATGCTGACCCACCGGAGCACAGATGGCACCTACCACATCCACAAAGGGAACCCGGGAAGCACCTG GCTCACGAGCTACGTGTTCCGAGTTTTCAGTCTGGCCTACTCCATCATGACCGTCAGTGTGATTGACCTGCCCTCTCTCTGTGCCATTGCCCGGTGGATCATCACCGAGAGGCAGGCAGAGGACGGACACTTCTTGGAGAAGGGGCCTGTGATCATGGCGTCCATGCAG GGTGGCTACAGAGGCTCCGAGGCAGACGTATCTCTCACAGCTCTTGTTCTGATCGCCCTGGATGAGGGGAAGGAGCTATGCAGCCAGGAGATACCG GATTTGATCGCCAGCATGGAGAGAGGCCGTGACTTCCTGGAGAGACGCCTCCCCGACATTCAGACAACCTTTGCCATAGCCATAGTCTCCTATGCTCTGGCCCTCACCGGGAGCCCCCGAGCCAATGACCGCCTTGACAGCTTTGCCAGCCCTA ACAAAGACCACTGGCGAACGCGCAGGGACAGGAAGTCCCTGTACACCATTGAGGCCACCGCCTACGCGCTAATGCAGAAGCTGAAGCTGGGTCGGCATAATGAGACACAAGCCATCGCCAAGTGGCTGCTGGAGAAGCGGGAGCTGGGAGGAGGCTTCAAGTCCACCCAG ACCACGGTAGTGGCCATTGAGGCCCTCATCCGCTTCCGCGAAGCTGTCTCCTTTGAGGGTGTCCAGGATCTCCGCGTCCAGATCAGTGCCCCCAAGAGAGCCTTGAACATAGAGTGGCTCATCAATCAGAACAACGCTTACCAGCAGCGGTCAGCAAAG TTTTCTGCTCAAGACGACCTAGAGATCACAGCCAGCGGCAGTGGGAGAGGCACCATCTCG ATCCTGACCATGTACCACAGGTCCCTAGAGTCCTGGGAGGACACTTGCAGCCTCTATCACCTGAATGCTACTCTCCACAGTGCCCTGGAAG aaaataaaaagggggaagagaCCTTCCAACTCCGGATGGAAACAAG ATTCCAGGGTGATCGAGAGGCCACAATGACCATCATGGAGGTTTCTCTGCTCACTGGCTTCTACCCCAACCAAGATGACCTCAAACAG tttccccagcactGA